One stretch of Tenacibaculum sp. MAR_2010_89 DNA includes these proteins:
- a CDS encoding GyrI-like domain-containing protein, with the protein METKEFYKNRLQQVVSYLRSKYNEKISIQELEEFSSFSYRNLQRVFKAYYNETIGAYVTRIKVENGAKMLVYSLKEIKLIAEEIGYSDVQTFSKSFKKHFGISPAKYRNKKEELFQKKNKNNIKTMPFFEERITVLPAQKVVYTTFKGDYYSTKLDRAWEKFLEDASKLKIDVNTAEFFGIIWDEPIISEIINYDYDACIVIDSIETPPKKFKVKTIPEQCYAVFKHIGTYQSISKTYDKIFSRWLFTTDLEVSEKPFIEKYTKHEGNTNNESEFETEIYIPLKKG; encoded by the coding sequence GTGGAAACAAAAGAATTCTATAAAAACCGGTTGCAACAAGTTGTTTCTTATTTACGATCTAAATACAATGAGAAAATTTCTATTCAAGAACTTGAAGAGTTTTCGAGTTTTTCATATAGGAATCTTCAGCGTGTATTTAAAGCATACTATAATGAAACTATAGGAGCTTATGTTACAAGAATAAAGGTGGAAAACGGAGCAAAGATGTTAGTATATTCTTTAAAAGAAATTAAGTTAATAGCTGAAGAAATAGGATATTCAGATGTACAAACATTTAGTAAATCGTTTAAAAAACACTTTGGAATTTCACCAGCAAAGTATAGAAATAAAAAAGAAGAATTATTTCAAAAGAAGAACAAAAATAACATAAAAACCATGCCTTTTTTTGAAGAAAGAATTACTGTTTTACCTGCTCAAAAAGTAGTATATACTACTTTTAAAGGCGATTATTATAGTACGAAATTAGATAGAGCTTGGGAAAAGTTTTTAGAAGACGCTTCTAAACTTAAAATAGATGTTAATACAGCAGAATTTTTTGGAATTATATGGGATGAACCTATAATATCTGAAATAATTAATTATGATTATGATGCTTGTATTGTAATTGATTCTATTGAAACACCTCCAAAAAAGTTTAAGGTGAAAACTATTCCTGAGCAATGTTATGCAGTATTTAAACATATAGGAACGTATCAAAGTATTTCTAAAACGTATGATAAAATTTTCTCTAGATGGTTATTTACAACAGACCTTGAAGTTTCAGAAAAACCTTTTATTGAAAAGTATACGAAACATGAAGGAAATACAAATAATGAGAGTGAATTTGAAACAGAAATTTATATACCTTTAAAAAAAGGCTGA
- a CDS encoding lamin tail domain-containing protein → MKQYYFLALLLLTTSSLLTAQEIVINEIQAKNLSTYKNPKTGEYSDWIELKNTTSSSIDLSGYFLTDDKENLKKWTIPSGTKILANGFLLIIADNTNSGLSTNFKLSTTGEEIILSKKDGSEIHKIEYPLIQNDVSYGRLVDGSYSFMNKPTPSSENTDSSAFTLLDSDIKINIPTGLYSANQTIEITKKGEGKIYYTIDGTTPSLSSILYSGPITIDKNTVLKTIVIKSLTEYSSIENRSYIIGATHNLPVVLLTSDNSYLNSNKKEVIDGRVQFNFIEKDGTVAINQYANFRESGRTSRNQPQLNGKVEADGVYGDDDFDYKMYPNKKTDEFESFLLRNASQDWSETNMRDAFIARLLGQDNLADFPFEGYRPAVLYVNAKYQGIINVREDDDNDYVKHNYDLKKGEFKKNGRDWIPYTFTTDREKFDKILNFNDHVNAQFLISYAELNEYGFGSWKDLSGKTAHENHYFMHDYDATFGLLGEDHVPLTGPMPVSSIIPSEMKAHEAYKTEAIQFISATINHIYNKDRAITILNKMEEELESEIPAHAIINSKLAVDQGYNKYNKPPFANLTEWKNNVEALRKDIKGRFDSTIFNRIKNEYSLEDPILVTYESSDITKGIIRVHNVKSVKETFTGTYFKNIPIHFSAEALPGYKFVRWEGDFTSTDLNISPVFSTNSRIKAVFEPVTSSPTNLVINEVQGKNDTTIADEKGEFDDWIEIYNPNDKPVNLAGYYVSDNPSEPLKWKIPNTNVSKTTIKAKGFLLLWADKDVDQGENHLGFKLKGTDQVILTAPDATKKIQEISFTAIDTDFSYGAKVDASTEYVVFTKPTPGVSNNSVLSTEDFEGITSKIEIYPNPTIDVITIKGISEKLNWKLYDITGKKIRKGIKKVIQLNDLEKGLYVLIINDKTSLKVLKK, encoded by the coding sequence ATGAAACAATATTATTTTTTAGCATTACTATTATTAACTACTAGTTCTTTATTAACTGCACAAGAAATAGTTATTAATGAAATTCAAGCAAAAAATTTAAGTACTTATAAAAATCCAAAAACAGGAGAATACTCTGATTGGATTGAATTAAAAAATACAACAAGTTCATCAATTGACCTTAGTGGTTATTTTTTAACTGATGACAAAGAGAACTTAAAAAAGTGGACTATTCCTTCAGGAACAAAAATATTAGCTAATGGTTTTTTATTAATAATAGCAGATAATACAAATTCTGGTTTAAGTACCAATTTTAAGTTATCAACTACAGGAGAAGAAATTATACTTTCTAAAAAAGATGGCTCAGAAATACATAAAATAGAATACCCTTTAATTCAAAATGATGTTTCTTATGGTCGTTTAGTTGATGGCTCTTATTCTTTTATGAATAAACCAACGCCAAGTTCAGAAAACACAGATAGTTCTGCATTTACTTTATTAGATTCTGATATTAAAATAAACATACCTACAGGTTTATATAGCGCTAATCAAACTATAGAAATAACAAAAAAAGGAGAAGGAAAAATCTATTATACAATTGATGGAACAACACCTTCATTGAGTTCAATATTGTATTCTGGACCAATAACTATTGATAAAAACACAGTGTTAAAAACAATAGTAATTAAATCATTAACAGAGTATAGTAGTATTGAAAACCGATCTTATATTATTGGAGCTACTCATAATTTACCTGTAGTTTTATTAACGTCAGATAATTCTTATTTGAATTCAAATAAGAAAGAAGTAATTGATGGAAGAGTTCAATTTAATTTTATAGAGAAAGATGGTACAGTTGCTATTAATCAGTATGCAAATTTTAGAGAGTCAGGAAGAACATCAAGAAATCAACCTCAATTAAATGGTAAAGTAGAAGCTGATGGAGTATACGGAGATGATGATTTTGATTATAAAATGTACCCAAATAAAAAAACAGATGAATTTGAGAGTTTTTTACTAAGAAATGCAAGTCAAGATTGGTCAGAAACAAATATGAGAGATGCTTTTATAGCTAGGTTATTAGGTCAAGATAATTTAGCAGATTTTCCTTTTGAAGGATATCGCCCTGCAGTTTTATATGTAAATGCAAAATATCAAGGTATTATTAATGTAAGAGAAGATGATGATAATGATTATGTGAAACATAATTATGATTTAAAGAAAGGAGAATTTAAAAAAAATGGTAGAGATTGGATTCCATATACTTTTACAACAGATAGAGAAAAATTTGATAAAATATTGAATTTTAATGATCATGTAAATGCTCAATTTTTAATTAGTTATGCTGAGTTAAATGAATATGGATTTGGAAGTTGGAAAGATTTATCAGGTAAAACAGCTCATGAAAACCACTATTTTATGCATGATTATGATGCTACTTTTGGTTTACTTGGAGAAGATCATGTTCCTTTAACTGGACCGATGCCGGTATCATCAATTATACCTTCTGAAATGAAAGCACATGAGGCTTATAAAACAGAAGCTATACAATTTATTAGCGCTACTATAAATCATATTTATAATAAAGACCGAGCAATTACTATTTTAAATAAAATGGAAGAAGAACTGGAAAGTGAAATTCCAGCACATGCAATTATAAATTCTAAATTAGCTGTTGATCAAGGTTATAATAAATATAATAAACCTCCTTTTGCAAATTTAACTGAATGGAAAAATAATGTTGAAGCGCTTAGAAAAGATATAAAAGGAAGATTTGATTCTACTATTTTTAATAGAATAAAAAATGAATATTCACTAGAAGATCCAATACTAGTAACTTATGAGAGTTCAGATATAACAAAAGGAATTATAAGAGTTCATAATGTGAAATCTGTTAAAGAAACATTTACAGGAACATATTTTAAAAATATACCTATTCATTTTTCTGCTGAAGCTTTACCAGGATATAAATTTGTTCGATGGGAAGGAGATTTTACAAGTACAGATTTAAATATTTCTCCAGTTTTCTCAACAAATTCTAGAATTAAAGCAGTTTTTGAACCAGTAACATCATCACCAACTAATTTAGTTATAAACGAGGTTCAGGGAAAAAATGACACAACTATTGCTGATGAAAAAGGAGAATTTGACGATTGGATTGAAATTTATAATCCAAATGATAAACCGGTAAATTTAGCAGGTTATTATGTATCTGATAATCCATCAGAACCATTAAAGTGGAAAATTCCAAATACTAATGTTAGTAAAACAACTATTAAAGCAAAAGGTTTTTTGTTACTATGGGCTGATAAAGATGTAGATCAAGGAGAAAACCATTTAGGTTTTAAATTAAAAGGTACAGATCAAGTAATATTAACAGCGCCTGATGCAACTAAAAAAATTCAAGAAATTTCTTTTACAGCTATTGATACAGATTTTTCTTACGGAGCAAAAGTAGATGCAAGTACTGAGTATGTAGTTTTTACTAAACCAACCCCAGGAGTCTCTAATAATTCTGTATTAAGTACAGAAGATTTTGAAGGAATTACTTCTAAAATAGAAATATACCCAAATCCAACAATTGATGTAATTACGATCAAAGGAATATCTGAAAAATTGAATTGGAAATTATACGATATTACAGGAAAAAAAATAAGAAAAGGAATAAAAAAAGTAATACAATTAAATGATTTAGAAAAAGGATTATATGTTTTAATTATAAATGATAAAACATCATTAAAAGTCTTAAAAAAGTAA
- a CDS encoding amidohydrolase: MKIIIILFSFLFTSKSCTKKEEIKMNTQQVSIQKLYFNAKIYTVNDAKPWAEAMLIEKNKIVFIGTNKEAALKADKNVEKIDLKGKLVLPGFHDVHMHPMEVGSTTTSFVLNENETNAENYISEIKKASKKNPNVKWLIGFGHSINTLLDAKRNPLTIINEAISDRPVIIMEQTSHSMWLNSKALELAGITNISPSPQGGIIMKDNGKLNGILIDNAGDVVFQQAIKAVNNPNGEYDGMVSYVLPELAKNGITSVSDARTYWKRKQHKTWENLATDGKLTARFNLGLWAYPTEKDKDQIASLKALFSNDENSLLKINQIKLYSDGITHNTTAALHSNYKEDFFGLSTNNGLNYFTEERIGKYIQELESVGFDFHIHAIGNRGVHEALNAIEKKGTTIGRHRLTHVEMVDISDLSRFKRLNVTADAQVTGDFTQPQYWHENNHLLGSTLANNQVPIKLLKEAGARLTLSSDWNVSTLNPFVGIQNAVTRVPQNISLKEAIKAYTINGAYVMRQEDKVGSLKVGKLADFVVLDKNIFTISSNQIKTTKVIMTVFNGKEIYKK, from the coding sequence ATGAAAATTATAATTATATTATTTAGCTTTTTATTTACTTCTAAGTCATGTACTAAAAAAGAAGAGATAAAAATGAACACTCAACAAGTATCAATTCAAAAGCTATATTTTAATGCTAAAATATATACAGTTAATGATGCAAAACCTTGGGCTGAAGCAATGCTTATTGAAAAAAACAAAATAGTTTTTATAGGAACAAATAAAGAAGCAGCATTAAAAGCCGATAAGAATGTTGAAAAAATAGACTTAAAAGGAAAATTAGTATTGCCTGGCTTTCATGATGTTCATATGCATCCTATGGAAGTAGGGTCTACAACAACTTCTTTTGTGTTAAATGAAAATGAAACAAATGCAGAAAATTATATTTCAGAAATAAAAAAAGCATCAAAAAAAAATCCAAACGTTAAATGGTTAATAGGATTTGGACACTCAATTAATACATTATTAGATGCAAAAAGAAACCCATTAACTATTATAAATGAAGCTATTTCTGATAGACCTGTAATTATAATGGAACAAACCTCTCACTCTATGTGGTTAAATTCAAAAGCATTAGAACTAGCAGGAATTACTAATATTAGCCCTAGCCCTCAAGGAGGAATTATAATGAAAGATAATGGGAAGTTAAATGGTATTTTAATTGATAATGCAGGAGATGTAGTTTTTCAACAAGCCATAAAAGCAGTTAATAACCCTAATGGAGAATATGATGGAATGGTTTCTTATGTACTTCCTGAATTAGCAAAAAATGGTATTACTTCGGTTTCTGATGCAAGAACATATTGGAAAAGAAAGCAACATAAAACTTGGGAAAATTTAGCTACTGATGGTAAACTAACAGCTCGATTTAATTTAGGTTTATGGGCATATCCAACAGAAAAAGATAAAGATCAAATTGCTTCATTAAAAGCATTATTTTCTAATGATGAAAACAGTTTATTAAAAATTAACCAAATCAAATTGTATTCAGATGGTATTACTCATAATACAACCGCTGCATTACATTCGAATTATAAAGAAGATTTCTTTGGTTTATCAACTAATAATGGGTTGAATTATTTTACAGAAGAAAGAATTGGAAAATATATTCAAGAATTAGAATCAGTAGGATTTGATTTTCACATTCATGCAATAGGTAATAGAGGTGTTCATGAAGCACTCAATGCAATTGAAAAGAAAGGTACTACTATTGGAAGGCATAGATTAACTCATGTAGAAATGGTTGATATTTCTGATTTAAGTAGGTTTAAAAGATTAAATGTAACAGCTGATGCTCAGGTTACTGGAGATTTTACTCAGCCTCAATACTGGCATGAAAACAATCATTTATTAGGAAGTACATTAGCCAATAATCAAGTACCTATAAAATTATTAAAAGAAGCTGGAGCAAGATTAACTTTGAGCAGTGATTGGAATGTAAGCACATTAAATCCATTTGTTGGAATTCAGAATGCAGTTACAAGAGTACCACAAAATATATCATTAAAAGAAGCAATAAAAGCATATACAATTAATGGAGCTTATGTAATGCGTCAAGAAGATAAAGTTGGGTCTTTAAAAGTAGGTAAACTAGCAGATTTTGTTGTTTTAGACAAAAACATTTTCACAATATCTTCAAATCAAATTAAAACAACTAAAGTTATTATGACAGTATTTAATGGGAAAGAAATTTATAAAAAGTAG
- a CDS encoding GNAT family N-acetyltransferase: MIHISEDIQLKEILNSDSESLFNLMKEIYPAAYSHFWKDGGEWYVQSQYSEKNILKELLQENTDYYFVIYKGEIIGNFRIIWNSELEGLENKKSVKLHRVYLHSKTQGKGVGKSLLNWLEEEAIKKQYELIWLDAMDEQPQAFEFYKKKGYQYHSHCFLDFDLLHDEVRKMSQVYKLI, from the coding sequence ATGATTCATATATCAGAAGACATACAATTAAAAGAGATTTTGAATTCAGATTCTGAATCTCTTTTTAATTTAATGAAGGAAATTTACCCAGCAGCTTATAGTCATTTTTGGAAAGATGGGGGAGAATGGTATGTGCAGAGTCAATATTCTGAAAAGAACATTTTAAAAGAACTATTACAAGAAAACACAGATTATTATTTTGTAATTTACAAAGGAGAAATTATAGGTAATTTTAGAATTATTTGGAATAGTGAATTAGAAGGTTTAGAAAATAAGAAGTCTGTAAAACTTCATAGGGTTTATCTACATTCAAAAACACAAGGAAAAGGAGTTGGTAAAAGTTTATTAAATTGGTTAGAAGAAGAAGCAATAAAAAAACAATATGAATTAATATGGTTAGATGCTATGGATGAGCAACCGCAAGCTTTTGAGTTCTACAAAAAAAAGGGATACCAATATCATTCACATTGTTTTTTAGATTTTGACTTATTACATGATGAGGTTAGAAAAATGAGTCAGGTGTATAAATTAATTTAA
- a CDS encoding NAD(P)H-dependent glycerol-3-phosphate dehydrogenase codes for MKDTKRIAVLGGGSWATAIIKMLSENLETIGWYMRSVYAIEHIKRNKHNPSYLSSAELHPEQLDLSDDMNVIVDNYDILIFAIPSAFLKTELDKLTTSLENKVIFSAIKGIVPESGLIVGEHFHEKHAIPFENIGVITGPCHAEEVAMERLSYLTLACQDQEKAKDLSNFIAGRYIKIKISDDIIGTEYAAMLKNIYAIAAGIAHGLGYGDNFQSVLMSNAIREMKRFIKKVHKMKRNINNSAYLGDLLVTGYSVFSRNRMFGNMIGKGYTVKSAMLEMSMVAEGYYAAKSAYNIKKDNGAKTPIIDAVYNVLYDKKEAKDEFKKLTNRLD; via the coding sequence ATGAAAGACACTAAAAGGATAGCCGTTTTAGGAGGCGGAAGTTGGGCAACAGCTATTATAAAAATGCTTTCTGAAAATTTAGAAACCATAGGTTGGTATATGCGAAGTGTATATGCAATTGAACATATTAAACGTAATAAGCATAACCCTAGTTATTTAAGTTCAGCAGAGTTACATCCAGAACAATTAGATTTATCAGATGATATGAACGTTATAGTTGATAATTATGATATTTTAATTTTTGCTATTCCTTCAGCTTTTTTAAAAACAGAATTAGATAAACTAACAACATCTTTAGAAAATAAAGTTATTTTTTCTGCCATTAAAGGAATCGTTCCCGAATCTGGCCTTATAGTTGGTGAACATTTTCATGAAAAACATGCTATTCCGTTTGAAAATATAGGAGTTATAACTGGGCCTTGCCATGCAGAAGAAGTTGCTATGGAGCGTTTATCATACTTAACATTAGCTTGTCAAGACCAAGAGAAAGCTAAAGATTTAAGCAATTTTATTGCAGGACGTTACATAAAAATTAAAATTTCAGATGATATTATTGGTACCGAATATGCGGCAATGCTTAAAAATATTTATGCTATTGCAGCTGGAATAGCTCACGGATTAGGATATGGAGATAACTTCCAATCAGTATTAATGAGCAATGCTATACGTGAAATGAAACGTTTTATTAAGAAAGTACATAAAATGAAACGTAATATTAATAACTCTGCTTACTTAGGAGATTTATTAGTTACAGGATATTCTGTATTTAGTAGAAATAGAATGTTTGGAAATATGATAGGTAAAGGATATACTGTTAAATCAGCAATGTTAGAAATGAGTATGGTTGCTGAAGGATATTATGCAGCTAAAAGTGCATATAACATTAAGAAAGATAATGGGGCTAAAACACCTATAATCGATGCAGTTTATAATGTTTTGTATGACAAGAAAGAAGCGAAAGATGAGTTTAAAAAGTTAACAAATAGATTAGATTAG
- the dut gene encoding dUTP diphosphatase, with product MNVQIINKSKHQIPAYETEGSAGMDLRANIEEAITLKPLERVIVKTGLFIALPVGFEAQVRPRSGLAAKKGVTVLNAPGTVDADYRGEIGVILVNLSNENFVINDGERIAQLVIAKHERINWKEVTVLDETERGAGGFGSTGV from the coding sequence ATGAACGTACAAATTATTAACAAATCAAAACACCAAATTCCAGCATATGAAACAGAAGGTTCTGCAGGGATGGACCTACGTGCTAATATTGAAGAAGCAATAACATTAAAGCCTTTAGAAAGAGTAATCGTAAAAACTGGTTTATTTATTGCTTTACCTGTTGGTTTTGAAGCTCAAGTTAGACCAAGAAGTGGATTGGCTGCAAAAAAAGGAGTTACTGTTTTAAATGCTCCTGGAACTGTTGATGCAGATTATAGAGGAGAAATTGGAGTTATTTTAGTAAATCTTTCTAATGAAAATTTTGTTATAAATGATGGTGAACGTATTGCTCAATTGGTAATAGCAAAACATGAACGTATTAACTGGAAAGAAGTAACTGTTCTTGACGAAACTGAACGTGGTGCTGGTGGTTTTGGAAGCACTGGTGTTTAA